One Streptomyces sp. R28 DNA window includes the following coding sequences:
- a CDS encoding ABC transporter ATP-binding protein — MEPEHPTEPLLSVRDLRIAFAEGEVEVEVVRGLSFDIRPREVLAIVGESGAGKSLTARALLGMLPRGATTGGTIEPDLAAHRGRRISLVPQDALSALSPVHPVGDQLAAAVRSVARVSRKEARTRAIAALERVGIPDAARKARAYPHEYSGGMRQRAVIAMATINEPDVVVADEPTTALDEEHRDQILRVLAEQREAVGAALVLVTHDMDVVRDHADRVLVMYAGHLTELGPADEVLGRPRAPYTAGLLASLPQHAPPGRRLPALRGTPPAPGALPPGCAFSPRCPLAADLCHTARPEPQEVAGRLVACHRWRELPCPATELFHE, encoded by the coding sequence TTGGAGCCTGAGCACCCCACCGAACCGCTGCTGTCGGTGCGCGACCTGCGGATCGCCTTCGCCGAGGGCGAGGTCGAGGTCGAGGTCGTGCGCGGCCTCTCCTTCGACATCCGCCCACGCGAAGTGCTGGCGATCGTCGGCGAGTCGGGCGCCGGAAAGTCCCTCACGGCCCGGGCGTTGCTGGGCATGCTGCCCCGGGGCGCGACGACGGGCGGAACGATCGAGCCGGACCTCGCGGCCCACCGCGGCCGCCGTATCTCCCTCGTCCCGCAGGACGCCCTGTCCGCCCTGTCCCCCGTGCACCCGGTCGGCGACCAACTCGCCGCCGCCGTACGGTCGGTGGCCCGCGTCTCCCGCAAGGAGGCCCGGACCCGGGCGATCGCCGCACTCGAGCGGGTCGGCATCCCGGACGCCGCCCGCAAGGCGCGGGCGTATCCGCACGAGTACTCCGGCGGCATGCGGCAGCGCGCCGTCATCGCCATGGCGACGATCAACGAACCCGACGTCGTCGTCGCCGACGAACCCACCACCGCCCTGGACGAGGAGCACCGCGACCAGATACTGCGGGTGCTCGCCGAGCAGCGGGAGGCGGTGGGGGCCGCGCTCGTGCTGGTCACCCACGACATGGACGTCGTACGGGACCACGCGGACCGCGTGCTGGTGATGTACGCCGGCCACCTCACCGAACTCGGCCCGGCGGACGAGGTCCTGGGCCGCCCCCGCGCCCCGTACACGGCGGGCCTGCTGGCCTCCCTCCCCCAGCACGCACCCCCCGGCCGCCGTCTCCCCGCCCTGCGCGGCACCCCACCCGCCCCTGGCGCACTCCCCCCGGGCTGCGCCTTCAGTCCGCGCTGCCCGCTCGCGGCGGACCTCTGCCATACGGCGCGGCCGGAGCCCCAGGAGGTGGCGGGACGCCTGGTGGCCTGTCACCGCTGGCGCGAACTCCCCTGTCCGGCAACGGAGTTGTTCCATGAGTGA
- a CDS encoding TetR/AcrR family transcriptional regulator: protein MGHREDLLEGAKRCLLAKGFVRTTARDIVKESGTNLASIGYHYGSKDALLAQAYVSLAEGMGDAFEGDGAAMSAEPGSLERFREVWANVIGTMRQPGSIWHLSMEIVVMGDQLPEVRDYLARAQREAGRGFVPMLMGGREEDVSDETADTLGMLYVTLMTGLIAQWTFDAKTAPSAEQLTEGLRQVIEAATRK, encoded by the coding sequence ATGGGACACCGTGAGGATCTGCTCGAAGGCGCCAAGCGCTGCCTGCTGGCGAAGGGTTTCGTGCGGACGACCGCGCGCGACATCGTCAAGGAGTCCGGGACCAACCTGGCGTCGATCGGCTACCACTACGGGTCGAAGGACGCGTTGCTGGCGCAGGCGTACGTGTCGCTGGCCGAGGGGATGGGGGACGCCTTCGAGGGGGACGGGGCCGCCATGAGCGCCGAGCCCGGTTCCCTCGAACGGTTCCGCGAGGTGTGGGCGAACGTCATCGGCACCATGCGGCAGCCGGGATCGATCTGGCATCTGAGCATGGAGATCGTGGTCATGGGCGACCAACTGCCCGAGGTGCGCGACTACTTGGCGCGGGCCCAGCGGGAGGCCGGGCGCGGGTTCGTGCCGATGCTGATGGGCGGGCGCGAGGAGGACGTCTCGGACGAGACCGCCGACACCCTCGGCATGTTGTACGTGACCTTGATGACGGGGCTCATCGCCCAGTGGACCTTCGATGCCAAAACCGCGCCCAGCGCGGAGCAACTCACCGAAGGCCTGCGCCAGGTGATCGAGGCCGCTACGCGGAAATGA
- a CDS encoding ATP-binding cassette domain-containing protein — protein MSDALLEVRDLVVRYGDATAVDHVSFTLPAGETLALSGPSGCGKSSTALAVLQLRRPDAGEVLFEGRELTTLTERELRPLRPRMQPVFQDPYGSLSPRHRIRDAVAEPLKVQGRWSGTDGPARVAELLDRVGLDPSYGDRHPHELSGGQCQRAGIARALASEPRLLVLDEPVSALDPSVRAGVLNLLADLQDDLGLGYLFICHDRAVVRHFADRTIKMREGRVISA, from the coding sequence ATGAGTGATGCCCTGCTCGAGGTCCGCGACCTCGTGGTCCGCTACGGCGACGCGACTGCCGTCGACCACGTCTCGTTCACCCTGCCCGCCGGCGAGACCCTCGCTCTGAGCGGCCCCTCCGGCTGCGGCAAGTCCTCCACGGCTCTCGCGGTCCTCCAGCTGCGCCGCCCGGACGCCGGTGAAGTCCTCTTCGAGGGCCGGGAGTTGACGACCCTCACCGAACGTGAGCTGCGCCCGCTCCGTCCGCGCATGCAGCCCGTCTTCCAGGACCCGTACGGCTCACTGAGCCCCCGCCACCGCATCCGCGACGCGGTGGCGGAACCACTGAAGGTGCAGGGCCGCTGGAGCGGCACCGACGGCCCCGCCCGCGTCGCCGAGCTCCTCGACCGGGTCGGCCTGGACCCGTCGTACGGCGACCGCCACCCGCACGAACTCTCCGGCGGCCAGTGCCAACGCGCCGGAATCGCCCGTGCGCTGGCGTCCGAACCGCGCCTGCTGGTCCTGGACGAGCCCGTGTCGGCCCTCGATCCCTCGGTGCGGGCCGGCGTGCTGAACCTGCTCGCCGACCTCCAGGACGACCTCGGCCTCGGCTACCTCTTCATCTGCCACGACCGGGCGGTCGTACGGCATTTCGCGGACCGGACGATCAAGATGCGCGAGGGGCGCGTCATTTCCGCGTAG